From Aristaeella lactis, the proteins below share one genomic window:
- the rplI gene encoding 50S ribosomal protein L9, translating to MKVVLLKDVKNVGKRDDILTVSDGYARNFLFPQKLAAEATSGALKEIQRKRAAQDARDAEILAEAKAKAESLKNKVITLEVKCGDKGRLYGSVTNAEVAEALEKQHGVKVDKRKIDIGDAIREVGVREISVWLHSGVTTPMKLDVQPMKK from the coding sequence ATGAAGGTTGTATTGCTGAAGGATGTCAAGAACGTCGGGAAAAGGGATGATATCCTGACGGTCAGCGACGGTTATGCCCGGAACTTCCTGTTCCCCCAGAAACTGGCCGCGGAGGCCACATCCGGAGCGCTGAAAGAGATCCAGCGCAAGCGCGCGGCTCAGGACGCCCGTGACGCGGAAATCCTGGCTGAAGCGAAGGCAAAGGCTGAATCCCTGAAGAACAAGGTGATTACGCTGGAAGTCAAGTGCGGAGACAAGGGCCGTCTTTACGGTTCCGTGACCAACGCCGAAGTGGCGGAAGCCCTGGAAAAGCAGCACGGCGTGAAGGTCGACAAGCGCAAGATCGACATCGGGGACGCGATCCGCGAAGTCGGTGTGCGGGAGATCTCCGTATGGCTCCATTCCGGAGTGACCACGCCCATGAAGCTGGATGTCCAGCCGATGAAGAAGTAA
- a CDS encoding 3'-5' exoribonuclease YhaM family protein, which produces MMDQYSVCTLQRDMRFEGFLLIRSAEKRKDSKGSDYVDMNLTDRTGEINCKIWNWDPLAETPEAGQPIKVRGTIQEYNGRLQLRVEKWRLSTDEDPVDMNVLVPCAPRKPEDMLADINETVESFKSEDLKKLTRGMLGIAGDRLNWFPAAQRMHHAERSGLLHHTTDMLRLAKALLEIYPWLNRDLLLAGVIIHDLGKIDEMKSDQTGNVTDYTRDGQLLGHLVRGITNLNRVAEETGVTGECLILLEHMLLSHHGESEYGSPKPPMFAEAEALHWIDMMDARMNTMKTVTDKTPPGAFSEKIFSLDRRVYHPLYEEESI; this is translated from the coding sequence ATGATGGACCAGTACTCAGTATGCACGCTGCAGCGGGACATGCGGTTTGAAGGATTCCTGCTGATCCGCTCCGCCGAAAAGCGGAAAGACAGCAAAGGCAGCGACTATGTGGATATGAACCTGACGGACAGGACCGGCGAGATCAACTGCAAGATCTGGAACTGGGATCCGCTGGCGGAAACACCGGAAGCGGGACAGCCGATCAAGGTTCGCGGAACGATTCAGGAATATAACGGACGGCTTCAGCTGCGGGTGGAAAAATGGCGGCTGAGCACGGACGAGGATCCGGTGGACATGAACGTGCTGGTGCCCTGTGCGCCGCGGAAGCCGGAGGATATGCTGGCAGATATCAACGAGACGGTCGAAAGCTTTAAAAGTGAGGACCTGAAGAAACTGACGCGCGGTATGCTGGGTATTGCCGGAGACCGGCTGAACTGGTTCCCGGCGGCACAGCGGATGCACCACGCGGAACGCAGCGGCCTGCTGCACCATACCACGGATATGCTCCGCCTGGCCAAGGCGCTGCTGGAGATCTATCCCTGGCTGAACCGGGACCTGCTGCTGGCAGGCGTCATTATCCACGACCTGGGCAAGATCGACGAAATGAAGAGCGACCAGACCGGCAACGTGACGGACTATACCCGGGACGGACAACTGCTGGGCCACCTGGTCCGGGGAATCACGAACCTGAACCGTGTGGCGGAGGAAACCGGCGTGACCGGCGAGTGCCTGATCCTGCTGGAACATATGCTGCTCAGCCATCACGGGGAAAGCGAATACGGCAGCCCCAAGCCGCCGATGTTCGCGGAGGCGGAAGCGCTTCACTGGATCGACATGATGGACGCGCGGATGAACACCATGAAGACCGTTACGGACAAGACACCTCCGGGAGCCTTCAGTGAAAAGATCTTCAGCCTGGACCGGAGAGTGTATCATCCCCTGTACGAAGAAGAGAGTATTTAA
- the dnaB gene encoding replicative DNA helicase — protein MDNREESVGLVLPNSTEAEISVLGAMLQDSSAVLRAAEQLSPDDFYHPEHKEIFQVMADMNRQHMPIDLVTLQAELSRRGTLEGIGGNRYLLKILSDVPTAANVRAYIEIVQEKSTLRKMIAACRTITKDCYSQDKEVQDILTNAEKSIFDIVMNRQGGEELKPLSEVLVNTYSIIEELARQKGQIAGVPTGFIDLDSMLTGLHPGELIIIGARPAMGKTSFAMNIAEHAALCNKTTAVFTLEMPREQIAMRLLCSDARVDMQRVRKGTLEDSDWLRLAQSLAPLSAAPMYIDDTSALSPTQLRSRCRRLMMDRGLDLVVVDYLGLMKSDGKAESRQLEVSEISRRLKAIALELKIPIIACAQLSRANKDRVDKRPMLSDLRDSGSIEQDADVVMFLHREEYYNKETEDKNIGEVIISKQRSGPLGTVKLAWLSEFTTFANLAKDQGGSDAPF, from the coding sequence ATGGATAACAGGGAAGAATCAGTTGGCCTGGTACTGCCCAACAGTACCGAGGCGGAGATCAGTGTCCTGGGCGCGATGCTGCAGGACAGCTCTGCTGTGCTCCGCGCCGCTGAACAGCTGTCTCCGGATGACTTTTACCATCCGGAACACAAGGAGATCTTCCAGGTGATGGCGGATATGAACCGCCAGCACATGCCCATCGACCTGGTCACCCTGCAGGCGGAGCTTTCCCGCCGCGGCACGCTTGAGGGAATCGGCGGTAACCGTTACCTGCTGAAGATCCTTTCGGACGTGCCCACCGCGGCGAATGTTCGCGCCTATATCGAGATCGTCCAGGAAAAGAGCACCCTGCGGAAGATGATCGCGGCCTGCCGCACCATCACCAAGGACTGCTACAGCCAGGACAAGGAAGTCCAGGATATCCTGACGAACGCGGAAAAGTCCATTTTCGATATCGTGATGAACCGCCAGGGCGGGGAAGAACTCAAGCCCCTGAGCGAAGTGCTGGTCAACACCTATTCCATCATTGAGGAACTGGCAAGGCAGAAGGGACAGATTGCCGGTGTGCCCACCGGGTTCATCGACCTGGACTCCATGCTGACCGGCCTGCATCCGGGCGAGCTGATCATCATCGGCGCCCGTCCTGCCATGGGTAAAACATCCTTCGCCATGAACATCGCGGAGCATGCAGCCCTGTGCAACAAGACAACTGCCGTGTTTACCCTGGAAATGCCGCGGGAACAGATCGCCATGCGTCTGCTGTGCTCGGATGCCCGGGTGGATATGCAGCGGGTCCGGAAGGGAACCCTGGAGGATTCCGACTGGCTGCGGCTTGCCCAGTCCCTCGCGCCGCTTTCCGCGGCTCCCATGTATATCGATGATACATCCGCCCTTTCGCCGACGCAGCTGCGTTCCAGGTGCCGTCGGCTGATGATGGACCGGGGCCTGGATTTGGTTGTGGTTGACTACCTGGGCCTGATGAAGTCGGACGGAAAGGCCGAAAGCCGCCAGCTGGAAGTCAGTGAGATCAGCCGCCGGCTGAAAGCTATTGCCCTGGAACTGAAGATTCCGATTATCGCCTGTGCGCAGCTGAGCCGTGCCAACAAGGACCGTGTGGACAAGCGGCCCATGCTGAGCGACCTGCGTGATTCCGGCTCTATTGAACAGGACGCGGACGTTGTTATGTTCCTTCACCGGGAGGAATACTACAACAAGGAAACAGAGGATAAGAACATCGGTGAGGTCATCATCTCCAAGCAGCGCAGCGGTCCCCTGGGAACGGTAAAGCTTGCCTGGCTGAGTGAGTTCACCACCTTCGCAAACCTAGCGAAAGACCAGGGCGGGAGTGACGCGCCGTTCTGA